In Flavobacterium sp. WV_118_3, one DNA window encodes the following:
- the rnpA gene encoding ribonuclease P protein component — MKHTYPKTEKLKSRSTIDLLFSQGKSVSKYPLRLVYVPLESDESDEKIKMGVSVSKKYFKKAVDRNYFKRVLRETYRLNKNMLLDTIDKPYAFMFLYQTKERLSYPEIEEKTVQLFEKFADSIQNKEL, encoded by the coding sequence ATGAAACATACCTATCCGAAAACCGAAAAACTCAAAAGCCGAAGCACAATCGACTTATTGTTCTCCCAGGGGAAGTCGGTTTCCAAATACCCATTGCGCCTGGTATATGTACCTTTGGAATCGGACGAATCGGACGAAAAAATCAAAATGGGTGTTTCCGTTTCAAAAAAATACTTTAAAAAAGCCGTAGACCGCAATTATTTTAAACGGGTGTTACGCGAAACCTACCGACTTAACAAAAACATGCTGTTGGATACGATCGATAAACCGTATGCCTTTATGTTTTTGTACCAAACCAAAGAACGCTTATCGTATCCCGAGATCGAAGAAAAAACCGTACAGCTTTTTGAAAAGTTTGCCGATTCCATCCAAAACAAAGAATTGTAA
- a CDS encoding patatin-like phospholipase family protein, whose amino-acid sequence MSKKIRILSLDGGGIRGIITCVVLKYIEEELQKLDNPTAKLGDYFDLIAGSSTGGLLTSILLFPDKNKKAKFSVEAALDLYAKKGESIFNVSLWEHMINPFGLFNEKISQRNLEKQLLEVFGDLQLQNFIKPCLITSYDIGQRKAKFFTSHEAESTLENFYVRDVCRATSAAPTYFEPAKIKSLYGQEFTLIDGGVYANNPALCAYAEARKIAFSKILGDREKTDFPAINDMIIISVGTGEVHKPYTFEKFENAGKIKWIGPLIDILLSANVETVDYHLTKMYETLGPRNQKNYYRLMPQLKNASPEMDDTSQKNIYELIQAGLFYVDQNREMLREIAKKLIKNK is encoded by the coding sequence ATGTCAAAAAAAATACGAATATTAAGCCTTGATGGTGGTGGTATCCGCGGAATCATCACCTGCGTGGTCTTGAAATATATCGAAGAAGAATTACAAAAACTGGATAATCCAACTGCAAAATTAGGCGACTATTTTGATCTGATTGCCGGAAGCAGCACCGGAGGATTACTAACGTCCATCCTGTTATTTCCGGATAAAAACAAAAAAGCCAAATTTTCGGTGGAAGCCGCTTTGGATCTGTACGCCAAAAAAGGAGAAAGTATTTTTAATGTTTCGCTGTGGGAGCACATGATCAACCCGTTTGGATTGTTTAACGAAAAAATTTCGCAACGCAATCTGGAAAAACAACTTCTGGAAGTTTTTGGCGATTTGCAGTTACAAAATTTTATCAAACCTTGTTTGATCACGTCCTACGATATTGGTCAGCGGAAAGCAAAATTCTTTACCAGTCACGAAGCCGAATCGACTCTGGAAAATTTTTACGTCAGAGATGTATGTCGGGCGACAAGCGCTGCGCCAACCTACTTTGAACCGGCCAAAATAAAATCATTATACGGACAGGAATTCACTTTAATCGACGGTGGTGTTTATGCCAATAATCCGGCTTTGTGTGCCTATGCCGAAGCGCGTAAAATTGCCTTTTCTAAAATTCTGGGCGATCGGGAAAAAACAGATTTTCCAGCCATTAATGATATGATCATCATTTCTGTAGGAACCGGAGAAGTCCACAAACCGTATACTTTTGAAAAATTTGAAAACGCCGGTAAGATCAAATGGATCGGACCACTGATTGATATCTTGCTGTCTGCCAACGTGGAAACCGTCGATTATCACCTGACGAAAATGTACGAGACCTTAGGGCCACGCAACCAAAAAAACTATTACCGATTGATGCCACAATTAAAAAATGCCTCACCGGAAATGGACGATACCTCACAAAAAAATATCTACGAACTCATCCAGGCCGGTTTGTTTTATGTGGATCAAAACCGGGAAATGCTCCGGGAAATCGCGAAGAAACTGATCAAAAATAAATAA
- a CDS encoding M1 family metallopeptidase — protein MKKLFLLSLLSMGSLWAQKNPDPGYWQQHVDYKMEVNMDVKNFQYKGKQTLVYTNNSPDTLRKVFYHLYFNAFQPGSEMDARLKTISDPDKRMVKSFKTGDKTVKESRISTLKPNEIGFLKVANFKQDGETANNRVVGTVLEVDLAKPILPGKSTTFTLDFDGQVPLQIRRSGRNSDEGVALSMTQWYPKIAEFDFEGWHADPYIGREFHGVWGDFDVKITIDKDYVIGSTGYLQNKNEIGHGYEDKGTTVTYPKKTKTLTWHFIAPMVHDFAWGADKDFIHDIYPGPNNVELHFFYKNNPKYMDKWKELQPKTAALMDFFNKSVGEYPYKQYSVIQGGDGGMEYAMCTLITGDRSLPSLIGVTAHEMAHSWFQHVLATNESKHFWMDEGFTSFISDLAMIKVMDKKLQEDENPFQSAYNNYFYMVNTGHEQPQSTHADRFDENMIYSISAYSKGEVFLTQLGYVIGMDKMMETLKRYFRDYKFTHPTPNDFKRTAERVSGASLDWYLNDWTKTTNTIDYGIKSVTEDGKNTKVTLERIGRMPMPLDILVLYQDGTKESFYIPNTLMRWNKENPFPEIQRTVLGGWDWAFTAYDFTINKEKKAIKAIVIDPSDLMADVKKENNVYEAKP, from the coding sequence ATGAAAAAGTTATTCTTACTTTCTTTACTGAGCATGGGCAGTTTGTGGGCACAAAAGAATCCGGATCCGGGTTACTGGCAACAGCATGTTGACTACAAAATGGAGGTAAACATGGATGTGAAAAACTTCCAGTACAAAGGAAAACAAACGCTTGTTTACACCAACAATTCGCCCGATACCTTACGCAAGGTATTTTACCATTTGTATTTTAATGCCTTTCAGCCGGGTAGCGAAATGGATGCCCGTTTAAAAACGATATCCGATCCGGACAAACGTATGGTCAAAAGCTTTAAAACCGGAGACAAAACGGTAAAAGAAAGTAGAATCAGCACTCTAAAACCAAACGAAATCGGTTTCCTTAAAGTAGCCAATTTCAAACAGGATGGCGAAACCGCCAATAACCGCGTAGTAGGAACCGTATTGGAAGTCGATTTGGCCAAACCGATTTTACCGGGAAAATCCACCACCTTTACGTTGGATTTTGACGGACAGGTGCCACTTCAAATCCGTCGTTCCGGAAGAAATTCCGACGAAGGTGTAGCCCTTTCGATGACACAATGGTACCCTAAAATTGCCGAATTCGACTTCGAAGGATGGCATGCCGATCCCTATATCGGACGGGAATTCCATGGTGTTTGGGGTGATTTCGACGTAAAAATCACGATCGACAAAGACTATGTAATCGGATCGACCGGATATTTACAAAACAAAAACGAAATCGGCCACGGCTATGAAGACAAAGGGACTACGGTAACCTATCCTAAAAAAACCAAAACCCTTACCTGGCATTTTATAGCTCCAATGGTTCATGATTTTGCATGGGGCGCCGACAAAGATTTTATCCACGATATTTATCCGGGACCCAACAATGTAGAATTGCACTTTTTCTACAAAAACAACCCAAAATACATGGACAAATGGAAAGAGCTTCAGCCAAAAACAGCTGCTCTAATGGACTTTTTCAATAAATCCGTAGGTGAATATCCTTACAAGCAATATTCTGTGATTCAGGGTGGCGACGGCGGTATGGAATATGCGATGTGTACGTTGATTACCGGCGACAGAAGTCTGCCGAGTTTAATTGGCGTAACCGCTCACGAAATGGCACATTCCTGGTTCCAACACGTGTTAGCGACCAACGAAAGCAAACATTTCTGGATGGACGAAGGATTTACCTCCTTTATTTCGGATTTGGCCATGATCAAGGTAATGGATAAAAAACTTCAGGAAGACGAAAATCCGTTCCAATCGGCCTACAACAACTATTTCTATATGGTCAATACCGGTCATGAGCAACCACAATCCACACATGCGGATCGCTTTGACGAAAACATGATTTACAGCATTTCGGCCTATAGCAAAGGGGAAGTATTTTTAACCCAATTGGGCTATGTAATCGGAATGGACAAAATGATGGAAACCCTAAAACGTTATTTCCGCGATTATAAATTTACGCACCCAACGCCAAACGACTTTAAACGTACGGCCGAGCGTGTTTCGGGAGCGTCATTGGATTGGTACCTAAACGACTGGACCAAAACCACAAATACCATCGATTACGGCATTAAATCGGTTACCGAAGATGGAAAAAACACTAAGGTAACACTGGAACGAATCGGAAGAATGCCAATGCCATTGGATATTCTTGTGCTATATCAGGACGGAACCAAAGAAAGTTTCTATATCCCGAATACCTTAATGCGTTGGAACAAAGAGAATCCGTTCCCGGAAATCCAGCGAACTGTTTTAGGAGGATGGGACTGGGCTTTTACCGCGTATGATTTCACCATCAACAAAGAGAAAAAAGCCATCAAAGCCATCGTAATCGATCCAAGCGATTTAATGGCCGATGTCAAAAAAGAAAACAACGTTTATGAGGCAAAGCCATAA
- a CDS encoding S8 family peptidase has protein sequence MKLIKPLYLSAALAIALASCSTQKTSVYAPISAPDNMPVKVGKLAEKDLKRWSHLDLIKDTVPGMSVDRAYDFLKGKKSKKVIVGVVDSGVDIDHEDLKPVIWNNPKEIAGNGIDDDKNGFIDDIHGWNFLGKAEHENMEFTRILKKGDTNSEAYKKAKEAYDKEYNEVIQAKQQLDFILNASNTLKKHLKKDTYTLEEIQKIQTTDPAVNQAKMVMSQVLPQTGNDLKKIDEFKDQVYSQVNYHLNLEFNGRKLVGDNPDDIKDVKYGDNNVIGPEKEGAKHGTHVAGIIAQTRGNGLGGDGVASNNVEIMAVRAVPDGDEYDKDIALAIRYAVDNGAKVINGSFGKYFAQHPEWVYDAIKYAASKDVLLVVAAGNEGLDLNADGGVDRFPNDNIKMGPEIANNFLTVGALNYVYGPELVADFSNYGKSDVDVFAPGEKIYATTPNQSYEYLQGTSMASPNVAGVAALIRSYYPSLTAAQVKQIIMDSGIAVKQDVILGGDPNNVRPFSEISKSGKMVNAYNALIMADKMASKK, from the coding sequence ATGAAACTAATAAAACCGCTTTACTTATCTGCCGCACTGGCTATAGCCCTGGCAAGTTGCAGCACACAAAAAACAAGTGTTTACGCACCTATTTCCGCACCGGATAATATGCCGGTTAAAGTGGGTAAACTGGCCGAAAAAGATTTAAAACGCTGGAGTCATCTGGATCTTATTAAAGATACAGTTCCCGGAATGAGTGTAGACAGAGCCTATGACTTTTTAAAAGGTAAAAAAAGTAAAAAAGTAATCGTTGGAGTTGTGGATTCCGGAGTGGATATTGATCATGAAGATTTAAAACCGGTTATCTGGAACAATCCAAAAGAAATCGCTGGTAATGGTATCGACGATGATAAAAACGGATTTATCGATGACATCCACGGATGGAATTTCTTAGGAAAAGCCGAACATGAAAATATGGAATTCACGCGTATCCTGAAAAAAGGAGACACCAATTCCGAAGCCTATAAAAAAGCAAAAGAGGCCTACGATAAAGAATACAATGAGGTAATTCAGGCCAAACAACAATTGGATTTTATCTTAAATGCCAGCAATACCCTTAAAAAGCATTTAAAGAAAGACACCTATACTTTAGAGGAAATTCAGAAAATCCAGACGACCGATCCGGCTGTAAACCAGGCGAAAATGGTAATGTCGCAGGTATTACCTCAAACGGGGAACGATCTGAAGAAAATCGACGAGTTTAAAGACCAGGTATACAGTCAGGTGAACTACCACTTAAACCTTGAATTTAACGGAAGAAAACTGGTTGGTGACAATCCGGACGATATCAAAGATGTAAAATACGGCGACAATAACGTAATCGGGCCAGAAAAAGAAGGTGCGAAACACGGAACACACGTAGCCGGTATTATCGCACAAACCCGTGGAAACGGATTGGGAGGCGATGGTGTTGCGAGTAATAACGTAGAAATCATGGCCGTAAGAGCAGTACCGGACGGAGACGAATACGATAAAGATATCGCATTGGCAATTCGTTATGCGGTAGACAACGGTGCTAAAGTGATCAACGGAAGTTTCGGAAAATACTTTGCACAACATCCGGAATGGGTATATGATGCGATCAAATATGCGGCTTCAAAAGACGTACTATTGGTGGTGGCTGCCGGTAACGAAGGTTTAGACCTGAATGCTGATGGCGGTGTAGATCGTTTCCCGAACGACAACATCAAAATGGGACCAGAAATTGCAAACAACTTCCTTACGGTAGGCGCCTTAAACTATGTGTACGGGCCGGAATTGGTTGCCGATTTCTCCAACTACGGTAAATCGGATGTGGACGTATTTGCACCGGGTGAAAAAATCTATGCGACTACACCAAATCAAAGCTATGAATACCTACAGGGAACGTCAATGGCATCACCAAATGTTGCCGGAGTAGCAGCCTTGATTCGTTCGTACTATCCAAGCCTAACAGCGGCTCAGGTAAAACAGATCATTATGGATTCCGGTATTGCGGTAAAACAGGATGTTATTTTAGGAGGGGATCCTAACAATGTACGACCGTTTAGCGAAATATCCAAATCCGGTAAAATGGTAAATGCGTATAATGCATTGATCATGGCCGACAAGATGGCTTCTAAAAAATAA
- a CDS encoding MBL fold metallo-hydrolase, which produces MKLYPIESGNFKLDGGAMFGVVPKTIWNKTNPADENNLIDIAARCLLIEDGNRLILIDTGMGNKQSDKFFGYYSLWGDHTIDKSLAQHGFHRDDITDVFMTHLHFDHCGGSVVWNKDRTGYEVGFKNATFWTNENHWEWATKPNAREKASFLSENILPIQESGQLKFIQRPDGDFLEKSELGFGIFFVDGHTEKQMIPHIEYNGKTLVFCADLLATAGHIPIPYVMGYDTRPLLTLDEKTKFMNHAADKNYLLFLEHDAHNPIITVEHTEKGVRLKDVFTCDEILK; this is translated from the coding sequence ATGAAATTATATCCTATAGAAAGCGGCAACTTTAAACTGGATGGTGGCGCTATGTTTGGCGTGGTTCCGAAAACCATCTGGAACAAAACCAATCCTGCCGACGAAAACAACCTTATTGATATCGCGGCACGATGCCTGTTGATCGAAGATGGCAACCGACTGATTCTGATCGATACCGGAATGGGCAACAAACAATCGGACAAGTTTTTCGGGTATTATTCCCTTTGGGGTGATCATACGATTGACAAATCATTGGCGCAACACGGTTTTCACCGCGACGATATTACCGATGTATTTATGACGCATCTGCATTTTGATCATTGCGGCGGTAGCGTAGTCTGGAATAAAGACCGGACCGGATACGAAGTCGGTTTTAAAAATGCAACGTTCTGGACCAACGAAAACCATTGGGAATGGGCCACCAAACCGAATGCCCGCGAAAAAGCTTCTTTTTTAAGTGAAAACATCTTACCGATCCAAGAAAGCGGTCAGCTGAAATTTATACAACGTCCGGATGGCGATTTCCTTGAAAAATCGGAATTGGGCTTTGGCATCTTTTTTGTCGACGGTCATACCGAAAAGCAAATGATTCCGCATATCGAATACAACGGCAAAACCCTTGTTTTTTGTGCCGATCTTTTAGCTACAGCCGGTCATATCCCGATTCCATATGTGATGGGATACGACACCCGTCCGCTGTTAACATTGGACGAAAAAACCAAATTCATGAACCACGCTGCCGATAAAAACTATCTTTTGTTTTTAGAACACGATGCACATAATCCAATCATTACCGTCGAACATACCGAAAAAGGCGTACGTTTAAAAGACGTATTTACTTGTGATGAAATACTAAAGTAG
- a CDS encoding iron-sulfur cluster assembly accessory protein has translation MIKVSETAKKRIVHLMEDDGFDAATDYVRVGVKSGGCSGLSYDLKFDKSLGDDDKVFEDNNIKIAVDKKSFLYLVGTTLEYSGGLNGKGFVFNNPNANRTCGCGESFSL, from the coding sequence ATGATAAAAGTATCTGAAACAGCAAAAAAAAGAATCGTCCATTTAATGGAAGACGATGGTTTTGACGCTGCTACCGATTATGTTCGCGTAGGCGTAAAAAGTGGCGGTTGTTCAGGCTTATCGTATGACTTAAAGTTTGATAAAAGCTTAGGCGATGATGATAAAGTGTTCGAAGACAATAATATAAAAATAGCGGTTGATAAAAAAAGCTTTTTGTATTTAGTGGGAACTACTTTGGAATATTCCGGAGGATTAAACGGAAAAGGATTTGTTTTTAACAATCCTAACGCGAACAGAACCTGCGGTTGCGGTGAAAGTTTTTCACTTTAA
- the sufB gene encoding Fe-S cluster assembly protein SufB: protein MSKYTEEELKKELETKEYEYGFYTDIESETFPVGLNEDIVRAISKKKGEPEWMTEWRLEAFRAWTEMIEPEWANVHYEKPDFQAISYYSAPKKKDKYQSLDEVDPELLETFKKLGISIDEQKKLAGVAVDIVMDSVSVATTFKKTLAEKGIIFCSISEAIQEHPELVRQYIGSVVPQKDNFYAALNSAVFSDGSFCYIPKGVRCPMELSTYFRINQAGTGQFERTLVVADEGSYVSYLEGCTAPSRDENQLHAAVVELIALDNAEIKYSTVQNWFPGNKDGKGGVFNFVTKRGLCEKNAKISWTQVETGSAVTWKYPSCVLKGDNSVGEFYSIAVTNNFQQADTGTKMIHLGNNTRSTIISKGISAGKSQNSYRGLVQVSARAENARNFSQCDSLLMGNNCGAHTFPYIESKNSTAKIEHEATTSKIGEDQVFYCNQRGIPTEKAIALIVNGFSKEVLNKLPMEFAVEAQKLLEISLEGSVG, encoded by the coding sequence ATGAGTAAGTATACTGAAGAAGAATTAAAAAAAGAACTGGAAACCAAAGAGTATGAATATGGTTTCTATACCGATATCGAATCGGAAACGTTTCCTGTTGGGTTAAATGAAGACATCGTTCGGGCCATTTCGAAAAAGAAAGGGGAACCGGAATGGATGACCGAATGGCGACTGGAGGCTTTCCGCGCCTGGACGGAAATGATCGAACCGGAATGGGCTAACGTACACTACGAAAAACCGGATTTTCAGGCGATCTCCTATTATTCTGCTCCTAAGAAAAAAGATAAATACCAAAGTTTGGATGAGGTGGATCCGGAATTACTGGAAACCTTTAAAAAACTGGGTATCTCTATAGACGAACAAAAGAAACTGGCCGGTGTGGCGGTCGATATCGTAATGGACTCGGTTTCCGTAGCCACTACGTTTAAAAAGACGTTGGCCGAAAAAGGAATTATTTTCTGTTCCATTTCGGAAGCCATTCAGGAACACCCGGAATTGGTGCGTCAATATATCGGTTCGGTGGTACCGCAAAAAGACAATTTTTATGCCGCATTAAACTCGGCGGTATTCTCCGACGGTTCGTTCTGTTATATTCCAAAAGGCGTACGTTGTCCAATGGAATTATCGACTTATTTCCGTATCAATCAGGCCGGAACAGGGCAGTTTGAAAGAACACTTGTTGTTGCCGACGAAGGGAGTTATGTGAGTTACCTGGAAGGATGTACCGCACCATCGCGTGACGAAAACCAATTGCATGCTGCCGTTGTGGAACTAATCGCGCTGGACAATGCCGAAATTAAATATTCGACCGTTCAGAACTGGTTCCCGGGGAATAAAGACGGAAAAGGTGGGGTTTTTAACTTCGTAACCAAAAGAGGTTTGTGTGAGAAAAACGCCAAAATTTCCTGGACGCAGGTTGAAACCGGATCAGCGGTAACCTGGAAATACCCGTCATGTGTATTAAAAGGGGATAACTCGGTAGGCGAATTCTACTCGATTGCGGTGACCAATAACTTCCAGCAAGCCGATACCGGAACCAAAATGATTCACTTAGGAAACAATACCCGAAGTACAATTATTTCCAAAGGTATTTCTGCCGGAAAATCACAAAACAGTTACCGTGGATTGGTTCAGGTGAGTGCCAGAGCCGAAAATGCCCGTAACTTTTCGCAATGTGACTCGTTACTAATGGGTAACAATTGCGGGGCGCATACGTTCCCGTATATCGAATCCAAAAACAGTACGGCGAAGATCGAACACGAAGCAACGACGAGTAAAATTGGAGAAGATCAGGTGTTTTACTGTAATCAGCGGGGTATTCCAACCGAAAAAGCGATTGCATTAATCGTAAACGGATTCAGTAAAGAGGTCTTAAACAAACTTCCGATGGAGTTTGCCGTGGAAGCACAAAAATTACTTGAAATTTCATTAGAAGGATCGGTAGGTTAA
- the sufC gene encoding Fe-S cluster assembly ATPase SufC, translated as MLVIKNLHASVEDKEILKGINLEVKAGEIHAIMGPNGAGKSTLSSVIAGREDYEVTEGEILLEGEELTELAPEERAHKGVFLSFQYPIEIPGVSVTNFMKTAINETRKAQGLEEMPANEMLKMIREKSELLEIDRKFLSRSLNEGFSGGEKKRNEIFQMAMLEPKLAILDETDSGLDIDALRIVANGVNKLKSKDNAVIVITHYQRLLDYIVPDFVHVLHDGKIVKTGGKELALELEEKGYDWIKNEN; from the coding sequence ATGTTAGTTATCAAAAATTTACACGCTAGCGTAGAAGATAAAGAAATATTAAAGGGGATCAATCTGGAAGTAAAAGCCGGAGAAATCCACGCAATCATGGGGCCAAACGGAGCCGGAAAAAGTACGCTTTCTTCGGTAATTGCAGGTCGGGAAGATTATGAAGTGACCGAAGGGGAAATCCTTTTGGAAGGGGAAGAATTAACCGAACTGGCACCGGAAGAGCGCGCACACAAAGGGGTGTTCTTATCGTTCCAGTATCCAATTGAAATCCCGGGTGTTTCTGTAACCAACTTTATGAAAACGGCGATCAACGAAACCCGTAAAGCACAAGGTTTGGAAGAAATGCCAGCCAATGAAATGCTAAAAATGATTCGCGAAAAATCTGAATTATTGGAAATCGACCGTAAATTCTTATCCCGTTCGTTAAACGAAGGTTTTTCCGGTGGTGAGAAAAAGAGAAACGAGATCTTCCAAATGGCGATGTTGGAACCGAAACTGGCTATTCTGGATGAAACGGATTCCGGTTTGGATATCGATGCCTTGCGTATCGTTGCCAACGGAGTTAACAAACTGAAAAGTAAAGACAACGCCGTTATCGTAATTACACACTACCAAAGACTTTTGGATTATATCGTTCCGGATTTCGTTCACGTTTTACACGATGGTAAAATCGTTAAAACCGGAGGTAAAGAACTGGCATTAGAGCTGGAAGAAAAAGGATACGATTGGATTAAAAACGAAAACTAG
- the sufD gene encoding Fe-S cluster assembly protein SufD, with product MDLKEKLLASFMAFEERVDVQATLHDVRTEALKNFENKGFPTKKEEAWKYTSLNAILKKDFSVFPKEESAVDFKEVKKYFLNDVDTYKVVFVDGVFSSFLSSTTHDGLDVCLMSSALTKPKYKMIIDTYFNQVASKEESLTSLNTAFAYEGAYINIPKSKVADKPIEIIYFSTGNEAALMVQPRNLIIVGENAHVQITERHQSLNENPVLINSVTEIFAHKRAIVDFYKIQNDVQTTTLIDNTYISQKQESIVSVHTFTFGGNITRNNLNFYHEGERIDSTLKGITIIGDKQHVDHYTLVHHSQPNCESHQNYKGIFGDNSTGVFNGKIYVEKEAQKTDAFQQNNNILLSDKATINAKPQLEIFADDVKCSHGCTIGQLDENAMFYMQQRGIPRKEAKALLMYAFTSEVTASIKIPELKNKIARIIATKLGVNMGFDL from the coding sequence ATGGATTTAAAAGAAAAACTGTTAGCCTCTTTTATGGCTTTTGAAGAACGCGTAGATGTACAGGCAACCCTGCACGACGTTCGTACCGAAGCCTTGAAGAACTTTGAAAATAAAGGTTTTCCAACCAAAAAGGAGGAAGCCTGGAAATATACGTCGCTGAACGCTATTTTAAAAAAGGATTTCAGTGTATTTCCGAAAGAAGAAAGTGCTGTCGATTTTAAGGAGGTAAAGAAATACTTCCTGAATGATGTGGATACTTATAAAGTGGTTTTTGTGGATGGGGTTTTTAGCTCGTTTTTGTCATCAACAACACACGACGGACTGGATGTTTGTTTGATGTCATCGGCATTGACCAAACCCAAATACAAAATGATAATCGATACCTATTTTAATCAGGTAGCGAGTAAAGAAGAAAGCTTAACGTCCCTAAATACGGCTTTTGCCTATGAAGGTGCGTATATCAATATCCCGAAAAGTAAAGTAGCCGACAAACCGATCGAAATTATCTACTTTTCCACCGGAAACGAAGCGGCTTTGATGGTACAACCCCGAAATCTGATTATCGTGGGGGAAAACGCGCATGTGCAAATTACAGAGCGTCACCAGAGCTTAAACGAGAATCCGGTATTGATCAATTCTGTTACTGAAATCTTCGCGCACAAACGCGCTATTGTCGATTTCTATAAGATTCAGAATGATGTGCAAACCACAACATTGATCGACAATACGTATATTTCCCAAAAACAGGAAAGTATCGTTTCGGTACATACCTTTACGTTTGGTGGAAATATCACCCGTAATAACCTGAACTTCTATCACGAAGGCGAGCGTATCGACAGTACGTTAAAAGGAATTACAATTATTGGCGACAAACAACACGTAGATCACTATACCTTGGTACACCATTCACAACCAAATTGTGAAAGCCACCAGAATTACAAAGGTATCTTTGGAGACAATTCAACCGGTGTGTTTAACGGGAAGATTTATGTGGAAAAAGAAGCGCAGAAAACCGATGCATTCCAGCAAAACAACAACATTTTGTTGAGTGATAAAGCGACGATAAACGCCAAGCCGCAGTTGGAAATCTTTGCCGACGATGTAAAATGTTCGCACGGTTGTACGATCGGACAGTTGGACGAAAATGCGATGTTCTACATGCAACAACGCGGAATTCCGAGAAAAGAAGCCAAAGCGTTATTGATGTATGCCTTTACAAGTGAAGTAACCGCAAGTATTAAAATACCGGAATTGAAAAACAAAATTGCCCGTATCATTGCCACTAAATTAGGGGTGAATATGGGATTCGATTTGTAA